One segment of Bacillus alkalisoli DNA contains the following:
- a CDS encoding DNA topoisomerase III, which translates to MAKKLVLAEKPSVGRDIARVLQCGQKGNGYFEGKEYIVTWALGHLVTLADPEAYDPKYKSWRIEDLPMLPTDLKLVVMKQTGKQFSAVKSVLTRKDVTEIIIATDAGREGELVARWIIEKARVNKPVKRLWISSVTDKAIKDGFRKLRPGKDYENLYQSAVARAEADWIVGLNATRALTTRHNAQLSCGRVQTPTLAMIATREEEIKAFTPQPFYGLKAQHESGFFLQWRDGKTKDVRSFSKEKIEKLHKELAGKQAEIVELSKTLKKSFAPGLYDLTELQRDANKIFGYSAKETLSIMQKLYEQHKLLTYPRTDSRFISTDIVDTLAERLDAISVKPYAMVAKKILAKGIRANKSFVNDEKVSDHHAIIPTEEPVFLAKLSDKERKIYDLVVKRFLAVLHAPFEYEQTTVEARIGSEHFFAKGKRVVSAGWKEVYGNFVDEEEDDVDQTLPKLEKGEKLPIQKVLMTSGETKPPSRFTEGTLLSAMENPSKFMTETSKDLIKTIGETGGIGTVATRADIIEKLFNSFLIEKKGKDIHITSKGKQLLELVPEDLKSPALTAKWEQKLGSIAKGTLKKQAFISEMRNYTKEIVSEIKSSNQSFKHDNLTGGKCPECNKLLLEVNGKNGKMIVCQDRECGYKKNVARVTNARCPKCRKKLELRGEGEGQIFACKCGHREKLSAFQEKRKGAQNQKATKRDVNKYLKQNNNDEPINNALAEQLAKLGLGKK; encoded by the coding sequence ATGGCAAAAAAATTAGTTTTAGCAGAAAAGCCTTCCGTAGGTAGAGATATAGCAAGAGTTTTACAATGTGGACAAAAAGGAAACGGTTATTTTGAAGGAAAAGAATATATTGTAACTTGGGCGCTTGGGCACTTAGTGACATTAGCTGATCCAGAAGCGTATGACCCTAAATATAAATCGTGGAGGATCGAAGACTTACCAATGCTTCCAACAGACTTGAAGTTAGTCGTTATGAAACAAACTGGTAAACAATTTTCCGCAGTCAAAAGTGTACTAACAAGAAAAGACGTGACGGAAATCATCATCGCAACAGATGCAGGACGTGAGGGAGAGCTTGTCGCTCGCTGGATTATCGAGAAAGCTCGTGTGAATAAGCCGGTAAAGCGACTATGGATTTCATCTGTAACAGATAAAGCAATAAAAGATGGCTTCCGCAAACTTCGTCCGGGTAAAGACTATGAAAACTTATACCAATCGGCTGTAGCTCGTGCAGAAGCGGATTGGATTGTAGGTCTTAATGCGACAAGAGCGTTAACAACCAGACATAACGCCCAACTTTCATGTGGACGAGTACAAACACCAACGCTTGCGATGATTGCAACGCGTGAAGAGGAAATAAAGGCCTTTACTCCCCAGCCTTTTTACGGCTTAAAAGCACAGCATGAAAGTGGATTCTTCCTGCAATGGAGAGATGGCAAAACAAAGGATGTTCGCTCTTTTTCGAAAGAGAAAATAGAAAAATTACATAAAGAACTCGCTGGGAAGCAAGCAGAAATAGTAGAACTCTCGAAAACGTTGAAAAAAAGCTTTGCGCCAGGGTTATATGATTTAACAGAACTACAGCGTGACGCAAATAAGATCTTCGGCTATTCAGCTAAAGAAACATTATCCATCATGCAAAAATTATACGAGCAGCATAAATTGCTAACGTATCCACGTACCGATTCTCGCTTTATATCTACGGACATCGTAGATACGCTAGCGGAACGATTAGATGCAATTAGTGTGAAGCCGTATGCAATGGTGGCGAAGAAGATTTTAGCGAAAGGAATTCGCGCAAATAAGTCTTTTGTGAATGATGAAAAGGTGTCCGATCACCATGCCATCATTCCAACAGAAGAACCTGTGTTTTTGGCAAAACTTTCGGACAAAGAGCGAAAAATATATGATTTGGTAGTAAAGCGCTTTTTGGCTGTCCTACACGCACCATTCGAGTATGAGCAAACAACGGTCGAGGCCCGCATTGGGTCTGAGCACTTTTTTGCAAAAGGAAAAAGGGTTGTAAGTGCAGGCTGGAAAGAGGTTTACGGGAACTTTGTTGATGAGGAAGAGGACGACGTGGATCAAACGTTACCTAAGCTAGAAAAAGGCGAGAAGTTGCCTATTCAGAAAGTGTTGATGACAAGTGGGGAAACGAAGCCGCCGAGTCGCTTTACAGAAGGTACACTTTTATCGGCAATGGAGAACCCATCGAAATTCATGACGGAAACGTCGAAGGACTTAATTAAAACAATCGGCGAAACGGGCGGCATTGGAACGGTTGCAACTCGTGCGGATATTATCGAGAAATTATTTAATAGCTTTTTAATAGAGAAAAAAGGGAAAGACATTCATATTACGTCTAAAGGCAAGCAGCTTTTAGAGCTTGTTCCGGAAGACTTGAAGTCCCCTGCTTTAACGGCGAAGTGGGAACAGAAGCTGGGCTCCATTGCAAAAGGAACGTTGAAAAAACAAGCGTTCATTTCAGAAATGAGAAATTATACGAAGGAAATCGTTTCCGAAATCAAATCCAGTAACCAATCATTTAAACATGATAATTTAACAGGTGGAAAATGCCCAGAGTGTAATAAGTTGTTGTTAGAAGTGAATGGCAAGAACGGCAAAATGATTGTCTGTCAAGATCGCGAATGTGGTTATAAGAAAAATGTAGCCAGAGTCACCAATGCTCGTTGCCCGAAATGCCGTAAAAAGTTAGAGTTACGTGGAGAGGGAGAAGGTCAAATTTTTGCTTGTAAGTGTGGACATCGCGAGAAGTTATCTGCTTTCCAAGAAAAGCGAAAAGGAGCCCAAAATCAAAAGGCGACAAAGCGTGATGTGAATAAATATTTAAAACAAAATAATAACGACGAGCCAATCAATAATGCGCTTGCTGAGCAGCTAGCGAAGTTAGGGTTGGGGAAGAAATGA
- a CDS encoding PRK06851 family protein, with translation MAGKVLNYYAGGNTARGFYSLYDSNLENLDKVFILKGGPGTGKSSLIKKVAAYWNDKGYDIEMLHCSADIQSVDGVIIRALGVGIVDGTAPHVIEPKAPGAVEQYVNLGEAWDSSKLKESRSLIEEFANKKSAAYDAAYAKFNKALKIHDEWERYFIHNMNFEKANELTNNLIRQFFNGKILDKKADVRHRYLGAATPVGARDFVPNLTDGLEKRYFIKGRPGSGKSTMLKKIVKHAEANGFDAEVYHCGFDPHSLDMVIIRELGFAIFDSTAPHEYFPERDGDEIIDMYEATIRQGTDERYEKEIASVGARYKAAMTEAIALLAEAKEWHEKLEEVYVPAMDYTIVDKWTEHIQTEIREIAASKQ, from the coding sequence TTGGCTGGAAAAGTATTAAATTATTATGCTGGCGGTAACACGGCGCGCGGTTTCTATAGCTTGTATGATTCAAACCTTGAAAACTTAGATAAAGTGTTTATTTTAAAAGGTGGACCAGGGACAGGAAAGTCGTCCCTAATTAAAAAAGTAGCAGCTTACTGGAACGACAAAGGGTATGACATCGAGATGCTACACTGTTCGGCAGACATTCAATCCGTAGACGGTGTGATCATTCGTGCATTAGGTGTAGGCATTGTGGACGGCACGGCGCCGCACGTTATTGAACCGAAGGCACCTGGCGCGGTAGAACAATACGTGAACTTAGGTGAAGCTTGGGACTCTTCCAAACTAAAAGAGAGTAGAAGCTTAATTGAAGAATTCGCAAACAAAAAGAGCGCGGCATATGACGCGGCATACGCAAAATTCAACAAGGCCCTCAAAATTCACGACGAATGGGAAAGATATTTCATTCATAATATGAATTTTGAAAAAGCAAACGAATTAACAAACAATCTTATTAGACAATTTTTTAATGGAAAAATTTTAGACAAAAAAGCCGATGTACGTCATCGTTACCTTGGCGCGGCAACACCTGTAGGGGCTCGCGATTTTGTACCTAACTTAACAGATGGTCTTGAAAAACGTTATTTTATTAAAGGTCGTCCTGGCTCGGGGAAATCTACTATGTTGAAAAAAATAGTGAAGCATGCTGAAGCAAACGGTTTTGACGCAGAGGTATATCATTGTGGGTTTGATCCTCATAGCTTAGATATGGTCATTATTAGAGAGCTAGGATTTGCTATTTTTGATAGTACAGCTCCACACGAATATTTCCCGGAAAGAGATGGAGACGAAATTATTGATATGTATGAGGCAACGATTCGCCAAGGGACAGATGAGCGTTATGAAAAAGAAATTGCCAGTGTTGGTGCAAGATACAAGGCGGCAATGACAGAAGCAATCGCCCTACTAGCTGAAGCGAAAGAATGGCATGAAAAATTAGAGGAAGTATACGTACCAGCAATGGATTACACAATTGTTGATAAATGGACAGAGCATATTCAAACGGAAATTAGGGAAATAGCTGCTAGTAAACAGTAA
- a CDS encoding endonuclease/exonuclease/phosphatase family protein, which yields MKLLTLNCHSWQEENQEAKIKHLAETIKEKAYDVIALQEVSQSQDGQIVYDNVKEDNYAHVLLMELEKLGVSDYSLVWDLAHYGYEVLEEGLAILTKHPIVGRDSFFVSKAEVPTIWKTRKIVGATIEFQGEPLSFYSCHLGWWGDEEEPAKYQMEQLLSKFDSKKAFFMGDFNNSAHIRGEGYDFLLKNGFIDTYTAAVERDSGVTVEGKIAGWDENKQDLRIDLILTNFEVSVQSSKVIFNGENKEVVSDHYGVEVEVLVVAG from the coding sequence ATGAAATTATTAACCTTAAACTGCCACTCTTGGCAAGAAGAGAATCAAGAAGCAAAAATAAAGCATTTAGCCGAAACAATTAAAGAAAAAGCTTATGATGTTATTGCTCTTCAAGAGGTTAGCCAATCTCAGGATGGGCAGATTGTTTATGACAATGTGAAAGAAGACAATTATGCACACGTTCTGTTAATGGAGCTTGAGAAGTTAGGCGTCTCAGACTATTCATTAGTCTGGGACTTGGCTCATTATGGGTATGAAGTGTTAGAAGAAGGGCTTGCTATTTTAACAAAGCATCCTATCGTCGGCCGTGATTCGTTTTTTGTTTCTAAAGCAGAAGTTCCAACGATTTGGAAAACTCGTAAGATTGTCGGAGCGACGATTGAATTTCAAGGGGAGCCACTATCCTTTTATTCGTGCCATTTAGGTTGGTGGGGGGATGAAGAAGAACCTGCAAAGTATCAGATGGAACAATTGCTTTCGAAATTTGATTCGAAGAAGGCTTTCTTCATGGGAGACTTCAACAATAGTGCTCATATACGAGGCGAAGGATATGATTTCCTTTTAAAAAATGGGTTCATTGATACTTATACTGCAGCCGTAGAGAGAGATTCTGGCGTAACAGTGGAAGGGAAGATTGCTGGTTGGGATGAGAATAAGCAAGATTTACGAATCGACCTTATTCTAACTAACTTTGAAGTGTCCGTTCAATCATCTAAGGTTATTTTTAATGGTGAAAATAAAGAAGTAGTCTCTGATCATTATGGGGTGGAAGTGGAAGTGTTGGTTGTAGCTGGGTAA
- a CDS encoding DUF3221 domain-containing protein — protein sequence MIKKMLIIAAMVFMVFSLFGCNTTANDRDGKIGIRGTVTEISPDGEYGAILVEGKVEEDTDYDKASVRVTKDTLIQKDALSKLHEFSDVKVGDMVEVIFDGPVAESYPVQGTAGIIRIITAKK from the coding sequence ATGATTAAAAAAATGTTAATAATTGCTGCTATGGTTTTTATGGTGTTTTCATTGTTCGGCTGCAATACTACTGCCAATGATCGAGACGGGAAAATAGGTATTAGAGGAACTGTAACGGAGATATCGCCAGATGGGGAGTATGGTGCAATTCTTGTAGAAGGAAAAGTGGAAGAAGATACGGATTACGATAAAGCAAGTGTACGCGTTACAAAAGATACGTTAATCCAAAAAGATGCACTTAGTAAGTTACATGAGTTTTCTGATGTTAAAGTTGGAGATATGGTCGAAGTAATATTTGATGGTCCTGTTGCGGAGAGTTATCCAGTACAAGGAACGGCAGGTATTATTAGAATTATTACAGCAAAAAAGTAG
- a CDS encoding LLM class flavin-dependent oxidoreductase, producing MKFGFWLPIFGGWLRNVEQENMPSTFTYAKEVIQKAEQWGYDTTLIAELFLNDIKGPEQDCLDAWSTAAALAAVTEKIEIMTAVRPGFHNPAITAKAAANIDQISNGRFTLNVVSAWWEEEARQYGGIFTEHDERYERTKEFLEVLKGLWTEETFSYDGKYYHLENTKLAPKPVQRPNPILYAGGESEKGKQVITSMCDAYVMHGGTVDEVAVKINDMKNRRMSSGQATLQSFGMAAYIICKDTEEEAQQELARITEVKESSAYAGFKDFTSKSQLEQQIKLQDYSVSNRGLRPGLIGTPSQIASKIKEYERVGVDLLLLQFSPQLEEMERFAMEVMPLMKEK from the coding sequence ATGAAATTTGGATTTTGGCTACCTATATTCGGTGGATGGCTTCGCAATGTAGAACAGGAAAACATGCCATCAACGTTTACGTATGCAAAAGAAGTGATTCAAAAAGCTGAGCAATGGGGGTATGATACCACACTAATTGCAGAGCTTTTTTTAAACGATATTAAGGGACCTGAGCAAGACTGTCTAGATGCTTGGTCAACTGCCGCAGCACTTGCTGCAGTAACGGAGAAAATTGAGATCATGACAGCCGTTCGACCTGGGTTCCATAATCCAGCTATTACAGCAAAGGCCGCAGCCAATATTGATCAAATAAGCAATGGTCGTTTTACACTAAATGTCGTATCCGCATGGTGGGAAGAAGAAGCTCGTCAATATGGAGGGATTTTTACAGAACATGATGAGCGATACGAAAGAACGAAAGAGTTCCTTGAAGTGCTAAAAGGGCTATGGACAGAAGAAACTTTTAGTTATGACGGAAAATACTATCATCTTGAAAACACAAAGCTAGCTCCTAAGCCAGTTCAACGCCCAAATCCCATTTTATATGCTGGTGGAGAAAGTGAAAAAGGAAAGCAAGTAATAACAAGTATGTGTGATGCTTATGTGATGCACGGTGGAACGGTTGATGAAGTGGCTGTAAAAATAAATGACATGAAAAATCGACGGATGTCCTCAGGGCAAGCAACTTTACAATCATTCGGCATGGCTGCATACATCATCTGTAAGGATACAGAAGAAGAGGCGCAGCAAGAGTTAGCGCGCATTACGGAAGTAAAAGAGTCCAGTGCCTATGCTGGGTTTAAAGATTTTACAAGCAAGTCTCAGTTAGAACAACAAATTAAACTGCAAGATTATTCCGTCTCCAATAGAGGCTTGCGACCAGGGTTAATTGGCACACCAAGTCAAATTGCTTCAAAAATAAAAGAGTATGAGCGTGTCGGTGTAGATTTATTGTTGCTTCAATTTTCTCCGCAACTAGAAGAGATGGAACGATTTGCAATGGAAGTAATGCCTTTAATGAAGGAAAAGTAA
- a CDS encoding ATP-grasp domain-containing protein, translated as MEKIYIIHENKEWTEHLTKRLEELNLPYEEWHLDEGIVPLTEEPPQGVFYNRMSASSHTRNHRFAPELTAATLAWLEHNGRRVNNGSRALQLELSKVNQYTELEKHGIKTPKTIAAVGKEQIIKAAKAIGAASFITKHNRAGKGLGVQLFHSISSLENYINSPAFEEPVDGITLIQEYIKAPQPFITRCEFIGGKFLYAVQVDTSEGFELCPADACQIGDLFCPVGEEKEEKPKFQIIEGFNDPIIEKYEAFLWDNNIQVAGIEFIRNENGEIFTYDVNTNTNYNADAEKKAGKYGMLELAKFLGSQLKIKEEA; from the coding sequence TTGGAAAAAATCTATATTATACATGAAAATAAAGAGTGGACAGAGCATTTAACGAAACGATTAGAAGAGCTAAACCTCCCATACGAAGAGTGGCACTTAGACGAAGGAATCGTCCCATTAACAGAAGAGCCACCACAAGGAGTTTTTTACAACCGAATGAGTGCATCTTCTCATACTAGAAATCATCGATTCGCCCCAGAACTAACTGCTGCAACTCTAGCATGGCTAGAACACAACGGACGCCGTGTGAACAACGGTAGCCGAGCACTTCAGTTAGAATTAAGCAAAGTAAATCAATATACAGAATTAGAAAAACACGGAATCAAAACACCAAAAACGATTGCGGCTGTAGGAAAAGAGCAGATTATTAAAGCAGCCAAAGCTATTGGAGCAGCTTCTTTTATTACAAAGCACAATCGTGCCGGTAAAGGATTAGGTGTACAGTTATTCCATTCTATCTCAAGTCTAGAAAACTATATAAATAGTCCAGCGTTTGAAGAGCCAGTCGATGGGATTACCCTCATTCAAGAATATATAAAAGCACCACAACCGTTCATTACAAGATGTGAATTCATCGGCGGAAAATTTCTATATGCAGTGCAAGTAGACACGTCTGAAGGGTTCGAGCTTTGCCCGGCAGATGCCTGTCAAATTGGTGATTTGTTTTGCCCAGTTGGAGAAGAAAAAGAAGAGAAGCCGAAGTTTCAAATTATCGAAGGCTTTAACGACCCAATCATTGAAAAATATGAAGCGTTCTTGTGGGATAATAATATCCAAGTAGCCGGAATTGAATTTATTCGTAATGAGAATGGCGAAATATTCACCTACGACGTTAATACAAATACGAATTATAATGCTGATGCAGAAAAAAAAGCTGGGAAATATGGCATGCTAGAATTAGCCAAATTTTTAGGCAGTCAGTTGAAGATAAAAGAGGAAGCATGA
- a CDS encoding DUF1002 domain-containing protein, which translates to MIFKRSFKMFIVSLLVLLTGFATIASAAGGDTEDSINEKFGLPIVVYGGNLTDEQKAEVRRLLNVTDTAMVEEISVTGDDLVKYIGGDRSSRMFSSAKITRKESGEGLVIEQVTPDNITEVTNEMYANALLTAGVEDALVQVASPVRVSGHSALVGIYKAYEVAGKELDKDRMEVANEELSLATRLAKDIDKEKVSELLTEIKKQIAEQNPATREDVERIVEEQLKKLNIELSAEDRQLLIDLFEKMRALNINFDNVRQQLEDISKDIKNRIESLVGNTGFWESVKEFFRDLFQTISNLFK; encoded by the coding sequence ATGATATTTAAACGTTCGTTCAAGATGTTTATCGTTAGTTTGCTAGTGCTTTTAACAGGTTTTGCAACAATTGCTAGTGCAGCTGGTGGAGATACAGAAGATAGTATAAATGAAAAGTTCGGACTTCCTATTGTAGTGTATGGGGGGAACTTAACAGATGAACAAAAAGCTGAAGTAAGAAGATTGTTAAACGTTACAGACACTGCAATGGTAGAGGAAATTTCAGTAACAGGGGACGACTTAGTAAAATATATTGGTGGCGATCGTAGTTCTCGTATGTTCTCTTCCGCTAAGATTACTAGAAAAGAAAGTGGCGAAGGCCTTGTTATTGAACAAGTAACTCCAGATAATATTACAGAAGTGACAAATGAAATGTATGCGAATGCGCTTTTAACAGCAGGTGTCGAGGACGCTCTAGTTCAAGTAGCTTCACCTGTTCGTGTAAGTGGCCACTCGGCTTTAGTAGGAATTTATAAAGCATACGAAGTTGCCGGTAAAGAATTAGACAAAGATCGTATGGAAGTTGCGAACGAAGAATTAAGTTTAGCTACAAGACTTGCAAAAGATATCGACAAAGAGAAAGTAAGTGAACTACTTACAGAAATTAAAAAGCAAATTGCAGAACAAAACCCAGCAACTCGTGAAGATGTTGAGCGTATTGTAGAGGAACAATTAAAGAAATTAAATATTGAGCTTAGTGCAGAGGATCGCCAGCTTTTAATCGACCTTTTTGAAAAGATGCGCGCACTTAATATTAATTTTGATAATGTTCGTCAGCAGTTAGAGGATATCTCCAAAGATATTAAAAATCGTATTGAAAGCTTAGTTGGAAATACAGGTTTTTGGGAAAGTGTAAAAGAGTTTTTCCGTGATCTATTCCAAACTATTTCTAACTTATTTAAATGA
- a CDS encoding YjiH family protein yields the protein MDSQNFRTINILKFVVPSLIGILLFMFPVPLEEGFTIPVAILAGFLKGLIEPQLPLIMTIIITFTALATLLVKGLKKQNPQFIKDDSFFNSLFNVSPVWTIIRVLGMVLALLTYFQVGPEAIWSEYTGGLLLEGLLPLLFTVFLFAGLFLPLLLNFGLLELFGALLTKFMRPVFTLPGRSSIDSLTSWLGDGTIGVLLTSKQYEEGYYTKREAAVIGTTFSIVSITFSLVVISEVKLTHMFGEFYLTIAIAGIIAAIIMPRIPPLSRIPDTYYNGEAKGQQELIPAGTSSFKWGLSAAVKRARQNQSVPKFFQDGGKNVLDMWMGVIPIVMTFGTIALVLAENTPVFQWLGMPFIPILELLQIPEAREASATMIVGFADMFLPAIIGSGIESELTRFVIACVSVTQLIYLSEVGGVLLGSKVPISLKNLFIIFILRTLITLPVIAAMAHLFF from the coding sequence ATGGATTCACAAAACTTTCGTACGATCAATATATTAAAATTTGTTGTACCTTCCTTAATCGGTATTTTATTATTCATGTTTCCTGTTCCACTAGAGGAAGGCTTTACTATTCCAGTTGCTATTCTAGCTGGATTCTTAAAAGGACTAATAGAGCCACAATTACCGTTAATCATGACGATAATCATTACATTTACAGCTCTTGCAACATTACTTGTTAAAGGACTGAAAAAGCAAAATCCTCAATTTATAAAAGATGATAGCTTTTTCAATTCGTTGTTCAACGTGTCACCAGTATGGACAATTATTCGCGTTTTAGGGATGGTTTTAGCTTTACTTACTTATTTCCAAGTAGGTCCAGAAGCTATTTGGTCTGAATATACAGGTGGGCTATTGTTAGAAGGCTTATTACCTCTATTATTTACGGTATTTTTATTTGCAGGGTTATTTTTACCTTTACTATTAAACTTCGGTTTACTAGAGTTGTTCGGTGCGTTATTAACAAAGTTTATGCGCCCTGTCTTTACATTACCAGGTCGTTCTTCTATCGACTCGTTAACGTCTTGGTTAGGGGACGGAACAATCGGAGTTCTATTAACTAGTAAACAATATGAAGAAGGCTATTATACGAAAAGAGAAGCGGCCGTAATCGGTACGACGTTCTCGATCGTTTCGATTACATTTAGTTTAGTTGTTATCTCAGAAGTTAAGTTAACACATATGTTTGGAGAGTTTTATTTAACAATTGCTATTGCCGGTATTATCGCCGCGATTATTATGCCGCGTATTCCGCCGTTATCTCGTATACCTGATACGTATTACAACGGGGAGGCAAAAGGGCAACAAGAGTTAATTCCAGCTGGGACTTCTTCCTTTAAATGGGGATTATCCGCGGCTGTGAAGCGTGCTAGGCAAAACCAAAGTGTGCCTAAGTTTTTCCAAGATGGTGGGAAAAATGTTTTAGACATGTGGATGGGTGTTATTCCAATTGTAATGACATTTGGTACGATTGCGCTTGTTTTAGCTGAAAATACACCAGTGTTCCAATGGTTAGGCATGCCGTTCATTCCGATCTTAGAGTTGTTACAGATTCCTGAAGCAAGAGAAGCTTCTGCAACAATGATTGTCGGGTTTGCGGATATGTTCTTACCAGCCATTATCGGTAGCGGAATTGAAAGTGAACTTACTCGCTTCGTCATTGCCTGTGTGTCTGTAACACAGTTAATTTATTTATCAGAAGTCGGGGGCGTTTTATTAGGCTCCAAAGTACCTATTTCATTGAAAAATTTATTTATCATCTTTATCTTACGTACATTAATCACATTACCAGTTATCGCAGCAATGGCTCATCTTTTCTTTTAA
- a CDS encoding HD-GYP domain-containing protein, producing the protein MKITALHIGKVIVDDIYSINGSLLLTKGTVLSQTHIEKLQQHEYYFHPSLLVAESAYIKYEQFEQVKSLYQTSVESFQSIFSSIEKDKLPPLDELYQMLNPLVDQLVEDPVFIRYIQQVRSYDNYTYTHSMNVSIYASLIAKILNYDKKDIKLLGQMGLFHDVGKLLIDKDIIQKPGQLNEREWQEIQKHTTYGYDMLKNVPYIHPLILQGTLLHHERLDGSGYPAGLKNNRIPFFVQILSVADVYDAISSNRSYRPKQNIFVTTKILMQEAKLNRLNPAIVTPFVQYMFSNHIRDEVVLNNGRFAEIIFIHSDEPHLPIIKMDDHFIDLRKHKEIEILDFAT; encoded by the coding sequence ATGAAAATAACCGCTTTACACATCGGAAAAGTAATCGTAGATGATATTTACTCTATAAATGGGAGTCTTTTGTTAACAAAAGGCACCGTATTGTCTCAAACACATATAGAGAAATTACAACAGCATGAGTATTACTTTCATCCGTCTTTATTGGTAGCTGAGTCTGCTTATATTAAATATGAACAATTCGAACAGGTAAAGTCTCTCTATCAAACTAGTGTAGAGTCTTTTCAATCGATATTTTCTAGTATTGAAAAGGACAAGTTGCCTCCACTAGATGAGCTGTATCAGATGTTAAATCCGCTTGTCGATCAGTTAGTAGAAGACCCTGTATTTATTCGTTATATCCAGCAAGTTAGAAGTTACGATAATTATACTTACACACATAGCATGAACGTGAGTATCTATGCATCCTTAATTGCAAAAATATTAAATTATGATAAGAAAGATATTAAGCTTTTAGGCCAGATGGGACTTTTTCACGATGTGGGCAAACTGTTGATCGATAAAGATATCATTCAAAAGCCTGGACAATTAAATGAGCGAGAATGGCAAGAAATACAAAAGCACACAACGTATGGTTATGACATGCTAAAGAATGTACCGTATATTCATCCACTTATTTTACAAGGTACACTTTTGCACCATGAGCGTTTAGATGGAAGTGGATATCCGGCAGGGTTAAAAAATAACCGGATCCCGTTTTTTGTACAAATACTTTCTGTTGCGGATGTATATGACGCCATCAGTTCTAATCGAAGTTACCGACCGAAACAAAATATATTTGTCACGACGAAGATTTTAATGCAGGAAGCTAAGTTAAATCGTCTTAATCCAGCTATTGTTACTCCATTCGTACAATATATGTTTTCTAATCATATTCGTGATGAAGTGGTACTTAACAACGGGCGTTTTGCAGAAATTATATTTATTCATTCAGATGAGCCACACTTACCAATAATTAAAATGGATGATCATTTTATTGACTTAAGAAAGCATAAAGAAATAGAAATACTTGATTTTGCCACATAA
- a CDS encoding carbon-nitrogen hydrolase family protein, producing MRIRASAVQYHLHTITSFEDFANQVIHYVKMAAEFDADFILFPEFFTTQLLSFEKDGRQQTINDLPSYTELYYQLFTGVAAQTGMHIIAGTHIIERAGKLYNVAHLFYPDGTVAEQPKLHLTPTEVEEWGITPGESLQVFETEKGKISMVTCYDMEFPEVVRLTKAMGADVVFAPSCTDDRHGFHRVRYSCHARTIENQIYVVTTGTIGSLPTVDFMRGNFGQGAILSPNDVPFPPKGIVAEGELNTDMVITGDLDISLLEKVRESGSVTTWRDRRSDFYPDWEELVKNAAIFKK from the coding sequence TTGCGTATACGTGCTTCTGCTGTGCAATATCATTTGCACACGATTACAAGTTTTGAAGATTTCGCAAATCAAGTCATTCATTATGTAAAAATGGCCGCTGAATTTGATGCGGATTTTATATTGTTTCCTGAATTTTTTACAACGCAACTTTTATCATTTGAGAAAGATGGTAGACAGCAAACGATAAATGACTTACCATCCTATACGGAATTGTACTATCAGTTATTTACGGGAGTTGCAGCGCAAACGGGCATGCATATTATTGCCGGAACGCACATTATTGAGCGCGCGGGAAAACTGTATAATGTGGCACATCTTTTTTATCCAGACGGGACAGTTGCCGAGCAACCGAAACTTCACTTAACACCGACAGAAGTGGAAGAATGGGGTATAACACCAGGCGAATCTTTACAAGTGTTTGAAACAGAAAAAGGCAAGATTTCAATGGTTACTTGTTACGATATGGAATTTCCTGAAGTTGTACGCTTAACAAAAGCAATGGGGGCGGATGTCGTGTTCGCACCATCATGTACAGATGATCGCCACGGTTTCCACCGAGTCCGCTACTCTTGTCATGCGAGAACCATTGAGAATCAAATCTATGTTGTCACAACAGGCACAATCGGTTCTTTACCTACTGTTGACTTTATGCGAGGTAACTTTGGGCAAGGTGCCATTCTTTCCCCTAACGACGTACCGTTTCCACCGAAAGGAATTGTCGCAGAAGGTGAACTCAATACAGACATGGTCATTACAGGTGACTTAGATATCTCTCTTTTAGAAAAAGTAAGAGAAAGTGGCTCTGTCACAACATGGCGCGACCGCCGTTCCGACTTCTACCCAGACTGGGAAGAACTAGTCAAGAACGCAGCCATCTTCAAAAAATAA